GGAACGCCCCTCTCGATGTCGGTCGTGATGGCCGTTTGCAGCTTTTCTGCGATCGTGATCGCGGCGACGACGCTTCCGCGGCAAGACGAAGAAGCGATCGTCGAGAAGGTCGAGCTTTCTACCGAAGAATCTGCATAAAAAAAGCCGCCGCCATGATGCCCGGCGACGGCCATTGATTCAGTCTATCGGAAGCGAGACTAGTCTTTCGACTTGGAGGAGTTCTTCGACTTCGACGTGCTCTTGCTCGAACTCTTCGAGTCGCTACTCTTCGACTCGGTCGATGACGACGAACTGCTGCTCGAATCGCCGCTGGCGCCCTTCTTGTACGAGTCGCTACGGTAGTCGGTGATGTAGAAGCCCGAGCCCTTAAAGATCAACCCGCCGCCGGTGCTGAACAACCGGCGCAGTTTCTTCTTCTTGCACTTTGGGCATTTCGTCAACGGATCGTCGCTGAGGTTTTGAAACTCCTCAAATTGATGTTGGCAAGCGTCGCATTCGTATTCGTAGGTCGGCATCGTAGCACCTGGAAACCAAGCCTGGCTTCCCCCTGGGTTGAAGTTAGGAACTCTCTCCATCAGCCGCCGCTGCGGGGCCGCCGGTCGAGACAATCACTTGAGCGGGGCGAATAACGCGGTCATGCAGTTGGTACCCGGTTTGGGTGACCATCAAGACGTGCCCCGCCGGAACGTCGCCGCTGGGTTGCTGCAAAATGGCGTCGTGCAAGTTCGGATCAAACGGTTGCCCCAGCGCATCAATCGCCTTGCAGCCTCGCTTGGCGAGGACGTCCAGCATGTTTTGCGCGACCATCTTCACCCCGGTGACGATGCCGGCCGCTTCCGGCGATTCGCCGGCCGATTCGATCGCCCGGGTCAGGTTGTCGATCACCGGCAGCAGGTCCGAGATCAGCGGGACGTCGGCGTATTTGACCGACTCGTCCATTTCGCGGCGCATCCGCTTGCGGAGATTCTCCATGTCGGCCTGAGCCAACAGGATGCGGCGTTCGGCGCCCGCCAAGTCTTCGCGCAGTTTGTTCGTTTCGCTATCGAGCGTGTCCTGGGCCAGCGCTTCATCGACGGCGCTCGCAGAATCCGAAGTCGCTTCGCTGGTGACGTCTAGCGGTTGTTCTTCCGGAGAAGGGTTTTCATTCGACACGGTATCGTATCCTTCGGCTATTTTTCCTTCACGGCGTCGTTTTCATCGTCGCCGGAGGAGAACAAGTAATCACGAATCGATTCCAGGAACGACTTGCGGTGCGGGCTGACGTTGGTGTGTTCCAACTCGGCCAGCTCGCGCAACAACTCTTCCTGGCGCTGTTCCAATTTCTTCGGCACTTCGATGTACGTTTGCACGTACATGTCCCCTTTGCCGCGGCCATGCGGATCGGGCATTCCTTGTCCGCGGACCTTGAAGACCTCGCCCGACTGCGTCCCTTTCGGCACGTTCAGCAGATGGGCGCCATCGACCAGCGTGGGAACCTCAATCTCGGCGCCCAGCGCAGCCTGGGTGTAGCTGATCGGCATTTTTAGAATCAGATGCTCGCCATCGCGCTCGAACAGCTTGTGCCGCCGTAGCGAAATAAAGCAGTAGCAATCGCCTGCCGGACCGCCATTGGGGCTCGGTTGCCCTTCGCCGGTCAGACGAACCCGCATCTGGTCGTCGACGCCGGCCGGGATGTTGACGTCCAATTCGACGCGACGGCTCTGATAACCTTGACCACGGCAACTGCGGCAGGGATCGGTAATTTTGACCCCGGCGCCGTTACAAGACGGGCAAGTCGTTTGCACGCGGAGAATGCCCGCTTGCTGGACTACCTGACCATGACCGCCGCAGCGACCGCAGCGTTCGGGCTGCGAACCAGCCGCAGCGCCGCTTCCCTGGCAGGTTTCGCAGGTCTCGCGACGATCGAACAAAACGGTTTTCTCGACGCCGCGGGCCGCTTCCTCCAAGTCGAGCGTGACTTGAACTTTGATATCCGCGCCTTTGCTGACGCGACGACCACCCCGCGAACGTCCCCGTCCACTGCCGAAGATATCGCCAAAGATCCCCCCGCCAAAGATATCGCCGAACGCTTCGAAGATATCCTCTGCGTCGGAATACTGACGTTGCTGCCCGTCGACCCCGGCATGCCCATATTGGTCATACCGATTCCGCTTGTCGGGATCGTTCAGCACCTCGTACGCTTCGGCCGCCTGCTTGAATTTCAGCATGGCGTTTTCGTCGTCGGGATTGCTGTCGGGATGGTATTTGATCGCCAGCTTGCGATACGCCTTGGCGATTTCGTCTCCACTCGCCGTCCGCGTGACGCCGAGAACTTCGTAATAGTCGGCTTTTACGGCCATATCCTCAGTCCGTAGCGTAGTCAACAAAATGGGCTGCTCTCGCCCAGGAAAGCAGCCCACTGCCGATTTTCAATCAGGGAGCGGACGCTACTGTCGGTCCGCTTCCACGTTTCATCGGGAAGATTCTACTCGTCCGTTAGCGAATGACGCCTTCGACGCGAGTATCCTTATCTTCCTTATCGAAGTTGGTCACCATCGCTTCGGTGGTCAACAACAGACCAGCGATGCTCGCGGCGTTCGACAGAGCGGTGCGAACCACCTTGGCCGGATCGATGATGCCCGCCTTCAGCATGTCGCAGTACTGACCGCTGTTGGCGTCATAACCAGTGTTGGCGCTCTTCTGCAGAACTTCGTCGACGACGACCGCGCCGTCGATGCCGGCGTTGTCGGCGATCTGCTTCATCGGAGCGGCGAGACAGTTCAGGATGATATCGACCCCGATCTTCTCGTCACCCTTGGCCGCCGAGCGAGCCTTTTCGACCGCTTCTTTGCAGCGAACCAAAGCGACGCCGCCGCCCGGCAGAATGCCTTCTTCCAGGGCCGCGCGAGTCGCATGCAGGGCGTCTTCGACGCGCGCCTTGGTCTGCTTCATTTCGGCTTCGGTTTCGGCGCCAACCGCAATCACGGCGACCCCACCGGCCAGCTTCGCCAAGCGTTCCTGATACTTCTCTTTGTCGTATTCGCTTTCGGTTTCTTCGATCTGCTTCTTCAGCTGACCGATGCGTTGCTCCAGCGCCGACTTGTCGCCGCCACCTTGGACGATCGTGGTGTTGTCCTTGGTCACGGTGATCCGCTTGGCCTTACCAAGCTGACCCAGCTGAACCTTGTCGAGCGAAATGCCCAGGTCTTCGCTGATGACGGTGGCGCCGGTCAGGACCGCCATGTCGGCCAGCATCGCCTTGCGACGATCGCCGAAGCCCGGCGCCTTGACGGCACAGACGTTCAGCACGCCGCGAAGCTTGTTGACGACCAGGGCGGTCAGGGCTTCGCCATCGACGTCTTCGGCGACGATCAACAGCGGCTTGCCGGTTCCGCTGACCTGCTCCAGGACCGGAACCAGATCGCGGATGTTGCTGATCTTCTTCTCGAACAGCAGGATCAACGCGTTTTCCAACTCGCAATCCATTTCGGCCGGATTCGAGATGAAGTAGGGCGAGACGTAACCCTTGTCGAACTGCATCCCTTCGACATAGTCGACGGTCGTTTCGCGGGTCTTGCCTTCTTCGACGGTGATGACGCCGTCTTTGCCGACGCGGTACAGCGCTTCGGCCAGCAGATCGCCGATCGTGTGATCGTTGTTGGCGCTGATGGCGCCGACGTGGGCGACTTCTTCCTTACCCTTAACCGGCTTGGCGTTGGCCAACAGTTGGGCTTCGGCCGCCGCGACCGCCTTCTCGATACCGCGACGGATCGCCGACGGGTTGCTGCCGGCGACGATGTTGCGGATACCTTCTTTGAAGATCGCACGCGCCAGAACGGTCGCCGTGGTCGTACCGTCGCCAGCGACGTCCGACGTCTTGCTGGCGACTTCGTTCACCAGCTTGGCGCCCATGTTCTCGAAACGATCTTCGAGTTCGATTTCTTTCGAGACGGTCACGCCGTCTTTGGTTACGGTCGGGCCGCCGAACGACTTGTTGATGATGACGTTTCGACCGGTCGGTCCCATCGTCACCGCAACCGCGCTGGCCAGCTTGTCGATCCCCTTGAGCATTTTGCTGCGGGCATGATCGTCGAAAAGCAGTTGTTTCGCCACGCTTGAATGTCCTTATATGGAATGATTCGGAATGACTTCAGTACCAGCCGGTACGACTAGTCGTTGACCACCTTGGCGAGAATTTCGCTCTCGCGGAGGATCTTGTATTCCTCACCGTCAATTTCGATGTCGCTGCCGCCGTACTTGCCGTAGATCACTTCGTCGCCGATCGTGATCGACAGTTCGGCGCGGGCGCCGCTATCGAGCAACTTGCCCGGACCAACCGCCAACACGGTGCCGCGTTGCGGCTTTTCCTGAGCCGAACCGGGCAGCACGATGCCGCCAGCGGTCGTTTCTTCGGCGTCCAGCGGCTGCACGACGACGCGGTCATCCAACGTGCGAATCTTCAGTTTCTTGGCCATCTGCGTCTATCCTTCGTCTGTATTGTTTTTTTGATTTTGTGGAGAGGTGATTGTCGCTGCCGAAGCGGCTGGATTACATCATGCCCGGCATTCCCATGCCACCCATGCCACCCATGCCACCCATGCCACCCATGCCACCCATGCCACCGTGGTCGTGGTGATCATGGTCGCCGCCCGCTTCTTCTTCCGAAGGAATTTCGGTGATCAGCGAGTCGGTCGTCAGCAACAGCGAAGCGACGCTGGCCGCGTTGAACAGGGCGGTGCGAACCACCTTGGCCGGGTCAATCACACCCGCGTCGATCAG
This region of Blastopirellula retiformator genomic DNA includes:
- the dnaJ gene encoding molecular chaperone DnaJ; translated protein: MAVKADYYEVLGVTRTASGDEIAKAYRKLAIKYHPDSNPDDENAMLKFKQAAEAYEVLNDPDKRNRYDQYGHAGVDGQQRQYSDAEDIFEAFGDIFGGGIFGDIFGSGRGRSRGGRRVSKGADIKVQVTLDLEEAARGVEKTVLFDRRETCETCQGSGAAAGSQPERCGRCGGHGQVVQQAGILRVQTTCPSCNGAGVKITDPCRSCRGQGYQSRRVELDVNIPAGVDDQMRVRLTGEGQPSPNGGPAGDCYCFISLRRHKLFERDGEHLILKMPISYTQAALGAEIEVPTLVDGAHLLNVPKGTQSGEVFKVRGQGMPDPHGRGKGDMYVQTYIEVPKKLEQRQEELLRELAELEHTNVSPHRKSFLESIRDYLFSSGDDENDAVKEK
- a CDS encoding co-chaperone GroES, coding for MAKKLKIRTLDDRVVVQPLDAEETTAGGIVLPGSAQEKPQRGTVLAVGPGKLLDSGARAELSITIGDEVIYGKYGGSDIEIDGEEYKILRESEILAKVVND
- the grpE gene encoding nucleotide exchange factor GrpE; its protein translation is MSNENPSPEEQPLDVTSEATSDSASAVDEALAQDTLDSETNKLREDLAGAERRILLAQADMENLRKRMRREMDESVKYADVPLISDLLPVIDNLTRAIESAGESPEAAGIVTGVKMVAQNMLDVLAKRGCKAIDALGQPFDPNLHDAILQQPSGDVPAGHVLMVTQTGYQLHDRVIRPAQVIVSTGGPAAAADGESS
- the groL gene encoding chaperonin GroEL (60 kDa chaperone family; promotes refolding of misfolded polypeptides especially under stressful conditions; forms two stacked rings of heptamers to form a barrel-shaped 14mer; ends can be capped by GroES; misfolded proteins enter the barrel where they are refolded when GroES binds) translates to MAKQLLFDDHARSKMLKGIDKLASAVAVTMGPTGRNVIINKSFGGPTVTKDGVTVSKEIELEDRFENMGAKLVNEVASKTSDVAGDGTTTATVLARAIFKEGIRNIVAGSNPSAIRRGIEKAVAAAEAQLLANAKPVKGKEEVAHVGAISANNDHTIGDLLAEALYRVGKDGVITVEEGKTRETTVDYVEGMQFDKGYVSPYFISNPAEMDCELENALILLFEKKISNIRDLVPVLEQVSGTGKPLLIVAEDVDGEALTALVVNKLRGVLNVCAVKAPGFGDRRKAMLADMAVLTGATVISEDLGISLDKVQLGQLGKAKRITVTKDNTTIVQGGGDKSALEQRIGQLKKQIEETESEYDKEKYQERLAKLAGGVAVIAVGAETEAEMKQTKARVEDALHATRAALEEGILPGGGVALVRCKEAVEKARSAAKGDEKIGVDIILNCLAAPMKQIADNAGIDGAVVVDEVLQKSANTGYDANSGQYCDMLKAGIIDPAKVVRTALSNAASIAGLLLTTEAMVTNFDKEDKDTRVEGVIR
- a CDS encoding FmdB family zinc ribbon protein; this translates as MPTYEYECDACQHQFEEFQNLSDDPLTKCPKCKKKKLRRLFSTGGGLIFKGSGFYITDYRSDSYKKGASGDSSSSSSSSTESKSSDSKSSSKSTSKSKNSSKSKD